DNA from Chionomys nivalis chromosome 11, mChiNiv1.1, whole genome shotgun sequence:
TTTGAAGGCAGCGGCCCAGGGGTTCTCTTAGCTTAGACTAAGCATAGAGCCTGAGAAACACTCCTGTTTGCTGACAGATGGCAGAGTACAGAGAACACTCAAGGCAGACTGAGCCCCATCCTGTAACTTCCGAGTGACCGCTCCCAAGGCTTTCCCCTCTCTGTTGTGTTTGCCTTCCTTGGGATATACAAGCAGGGATGACAGCCCTTGCCAGACTGAGCTCACAGGACCaaaggggatcccaggtgtccaatGCTCTGTGGACGGGGTAGACGGTACAGCAGGTGACTGATCATTAATTAGGGCTAAAACATCTGTGAATTAGCACAAATGAGGCCGCGTCTGTTGGAAGACTGGCCATCTGCTCACCTGCCCTGAGCGGCAGAGACACAAAGTTGCTGTTCTTCAAGACGATGGTAGGTGGACTGGCAGGTGACCAGGGCCTGGCCCAGGCACTGAAGTATCCAGTTCTGCAGGGCTTGGCTGCCTCgaaacaggagagatggctgtggAGATTGATGGAGTGGGGTGGTGCAGCCAAAATCTTCTCCCCTTCACTCCCAGCTTTCCCAGTCTTACATCGTTTCCTATTTTAGGTGTTAATCCCGATGGGTTTGGTCACACAGTTGTTGATTTGGGTGACTGAGGCTGCCTATGGGAACAACAAGCCCTTCAGTGATGCCTTAGGATATTCCAGTCCCAGACCCAAGTCCAGCCCCTTGTAGCACTGGACAGCTTggtggcagtttttttttttctttttttaaagatcataGTTTGTCtcaatcccatttatttatttatttatttatttatttatttatttatttatttatttatttatttatttattgagacaggactcactatgtagctttgtctgtcctggatattcatgatgtagaccaggctggcctcgaacttacagatctacttgcttctgtctcccagatgctaggattaaagatgtgtgcaacCACATCTGGTCTTGTCTCAATTTTGCTCAGCCCTTAAGGGCTGGGAACTGTCCAGAGGACCTGTTTGGAGGCCAAGCCTGAGCCTCAAAATGAGTGAAGGATATAAGAGAAAATGAATGTGAGAAGGAGAATTACTCATACGTCTCAAGGGTAGGGCTACTCTGTGTGACTGATGTGTTTATCCCAATAGTGGAGCttgtctgtctcagagaggacaCAAACGGTTGATGTGTAAGGAGCACATTTGTTTGGGCATAGTGTAAAAACAAAGTCAAGACTGTGAAGATGGATAGGCCAGCTGGTTCCCTGCTGCTGTGCGAGATGCCATGGTGGTCAAAGGCCTGGCTGTGGCCTGTGCTGGCATGCAGAGGCTATCTGGTAAGCTATCCCAGTGACCTCCTCAGGTCTAGCCCCCAAACCTCCACCTGCTGCGGCCAGAAACAGCAGCAGATGAGGATCAAGCAGCGGGGTTAACTTCTACTAACTTGCTGTGTGATGTTGAGCAGACGTTGCCAATTTGAACTTGAGGTTCTTCATTCATAAACTAGGGGAAGAAAGAGTATACCCTTTAAATTAGCCCAGACCAGAGGACAGAACAGTGGACGGCGCTGGGGAGGCACTGAATGCTGCCACGTCCATTCTGTGGAGttgatttccttctctgttgGAGATGGGACCAGTGTTGTGGTGTGCTCTGAGGTCTCTGAGGGAGTGGCATAGCCTCTCTTAGCCAGCCATTAATCTATGACAGCCCTGTCTCTCAGATGGAGGCCTCTGAGGTGTCAAAAGGCTCCTGGGAGGATGTCTGTGCCATGGGAACAGGGCAAGGGAGGATGGGATGACCATGCGCGTTCACCTGCCCTACTGCTGAGCTTATCTCTGGTGTCTTCTTGCTAATTTGTATTCTCAATCAGTGATCTAGGATGTGGAGAGGCAGTTCTGGTTTGGGGTCTCTGAGAGCTCTCTCAAGACCCCTTGACCTTGGGAACCCTGTGCACCTCTCTCCTGGGCCACAGGTCAGCAGATCTTGAGCCATGAGCAGACCATTCCTCAGGTGGCGGAACTTTCCTGGAAGGATGTTATTAATGCCTTGTCCCTGGCCAACATGGTCCTGGGgctcttctccatcttctgcaGCTTCAGCAGGTAGGTCTGGGGCACAGCCTGCTCTTAGGCTGAGGAAGGGGAGGCAGACTCAAAAGACCTAGCCACTGTGGCTGAAAGATCTACTTGGGGATGGGGACAGTATACTAATTTCAAAGCCAGGATCATGGCCTTCATGTTGCTACCTTTCTGGTAAGTGACTTCAGCTTGGTTACATCTCTGAGCCTCGGTCTCCTTTTGTACCATGAAGAGTTTGTGTTATAATTAATCTTCCTTGTTCCTTCAAGCTATAGCAGTTCAGAATGGCTGTAGGAGAACAAAAAAGATGCATAGTAGTATTCATAGGCCTTCCCcagcctctttcctctccctaattgagcccaggatggtcttgaactcactatgtggcttaggatggccttgaactttggatccttctgcttccacctcccaactCTGGTGAGTCACCTCACTTGGCTTCACTCATATTTTCTGACTCTTGAATGAGAACATACGACTTGAATACCCGATGTTAGCACTCTTCTGGAGATTGTCCTGCTTGAGGTGCCACCAAGAAAGCAGGAGCAGTTTATGTTCTTGTAAGTTGGGTTCTATTTCGAGGCCTTTGGCAGCTCAGTTCTTTAAAGGAAACTTTCTGACGCATTCCTGGTGTGCCTGATTCTCCAGGACCAGCATGTGGCttctttctgtatctgttttCCATCCATGAACTTGGAGTCTAATAAACGGAGAATGCACATCCGTGGTAGGAAAATCTCAGTTTAGCCAAATCCGCTGAGAGGGTAATTTTGTGTTATGATTGTAGGTTCTGTTATTTTCATTTAGCCTCAGGTCCCTTTAGAACTCAGTTGTAGTCTAAACAAATGTTGAAGTTGTTTGGGGATggctgaggtcagaggtcaggctctctgcttctgctgggtCACCTAAGCATCGTAATCCAGTGCAGGGTTGGCAGTAGACCTCCGTGGGCAGGTTCCCTTTGGACTGTGTGGCCGCTCACAAAGGAACCGTATGGGAGCATCTCGTGATGGATGAGGTGCAATGAGGAATGTGAGGCGAGCACTCAAATGTGAGAGGATGTGGGAGACACTAATGGATCCTTGCCACACACGCATCAAACCCAGGAGAACTTGGCAGACACCGGCAGATCCATACTACAGGTGGAAATGTCAACACCTATCGCTCATCCATGGAAAACCAGCAAGCATATTCATGTTGGCCACACCCTTCGGTGTCTGGCTGTGGTTGGCACCTGCAGACACTTTGTCCAAGAACAACAGAATGCATAGGATTCTCAGGCTCTCTTAGAGGGTTCTGTCTGCATTCTAGCCTATGACTAGAAGTCATAAAGAAGGTGAACTCAGGCCAAATGGAATTAATCTAAAGCTCAGAAATGGAAAGAACACGCAAACCCTGACCAGGGATAGCTCATGGAAAAGCGCTTGCCTGGAATGTGTGAGGCCTGAGCTTCAGTCTCCaatactgaagaagaaaaaacaaaaagtaccaGATGGTTAACATCGTAGGAAGGTCAGAATTTAGTTAGATATGGTGGCATAAAATTGTAATCCCTgagcttgggaggtggaggcaggaggatccaaagtCCAAGACCTTGTGGCCCAAGCATGAGGGCCTGCGTTCAGTTCTGAGCAGCCACGGAAGAAAGCTGAGCACAGTGCTGTGCCCTCAGGATCCCAGTGCTGGAGGGGCAGAGATTCtgtggggctcactggccatccAGCCTTGCCCCACCGAGCCCCAGGTCTTACTGAGAAACCCTTCAGGGTCAGTGGCTCCTGAAGAACAGGGGTCTCGGTTACCTTCTCCGTTGCTGTCGCAAAACAACATGACAGGCAACTTAGGAAAGACAGCGTTTAGCTGGGTTTAGTCCATGACGGCAGAGCAAAGACAGGCGGCAGAAGCAGCTGAGGGTGCGCATCTTGATCTGAAAGCCGGAGGCAGAGAGAGTGACGCTAAGAATGGcaggagtcttttgaaacctcaaagtctgtccCTGTGACACAgcttcttcaacaaggccacatctaatcctttccaaacactTCCAccgactggggaccaagtatttgaatgtgtgagctatgggggacattctcattcaaaccaccacagaaggaaagaaaggaaaggagaggagaagagaagagaagagaagagaagagaagagaagagaagaagagaagagaggagaggagagatcaCATAGCCCGAATCCTTCATTTCACGAGTGGAGGAAGAGACACAGACAAACAGTAATCTACCAGAAGAGCCACAGGGGGATAGTGGTAGAGGCTGCACTAGGAACGAGGAAGGAGCCTGTGCTGTCATATACATTGAGGCGTAAGAATTGGAAGGAGCTGGGTGGCGGCAGCGCACGtctctttaatctcagcactcaggagacagaggcaggtggatcactgggTTTGAGGctaaactggtctacagagcgagttccagggcagccagagctacatagagaaaccctgtctcgagacaCCCTCCCCCACTaagaaagaagagttagaagGGACTTTGGTGATTACTGGAGGGTTTGGGGTGTCAGGGAACGTCTTTAAACTATTGGTtggggctgaaaagatgactcagtggttaagagcactggctgcttttctagagaacctgggtttgctTATCCATACCCACATGGTGTGGTTTAcagtcatttgtaactccagtcccatgaGATCCCACATCTTCTTCTGATCTTCCCGGGCAGTGTATTGAATGTGGTGTCCAGAtgcatatgcaggcaaaatagctCAGACACATAACatttaaagaattataaaaagacTATGTATTTGGAGTTTGGGAGGGATAGAGCCATCTACGAGGGGGTGAGTAAAACACTCAGAGCAGTCAGACACATAACatttaaagaattataaaaagacTATGTATTGGGAGTTTGGGAGGGATAGAGCCATCTACGAGGGGGTGAGTAAAACACTCAGAGCAGTCAGACACATAACatttaaagaattataaaaatactATGTATTGGGAGTTTGGGAGGGATAGAGCCATCTATGAGTAAACCACTCAGAGCAGTGTATGCCGGAAGGGATGTGAGTGAGCGAAGCGTAGGCATTGAGTGTGTGCTTGTCCAGTGGGGACTACGAGAAGCTGCCCTGCTGGCCTGCACTCTAGGAAATCCCTCTGTGCTTCCTGGATGCTTTTGATCAGCTTCCTGTTAGACATGGCAGTAGGGACGATGATCAGGCACCTCAACATCTGCCACAAATTAGGTGAGTTCAACCTTGGGGCCCTCTAATCCCTACCCTGGGGGAGCATCCATCTCGGGCTACTACCGTCCATCCCTCTGACACCAGGCAGACCTTCCTCAGTCACCCCCAATTGTTCACATGCCAATAGAGGAAGCCATCCTGCCCCAGGGGTGAGGCTGTCTGCAGCCTGGACCCATCTCCTGCACCCTGGATCCATCTCCTGTAGCCTGGACCCATCTCCTGGGCTGGACCCATCTCCTGCAGCCTGGACCCTTCTCCTGGGATGGCTGGCTTCCCCATCTTAGCCCCGCCCTCACCCCTCTGCTCCAatcccatttcctcttcttttggttttgctaaGGATTCTGGTCTTGTGTTTATACTCTGTAGTACATTATTATGGTTATTGTGAGTTTTATGAGGTAAGATTTTACTTGGAGTTAATCAAGCATTTTCTTTGCTGTTGATCCtttcctgccttccaagtgttccCTGGGGTCACCTTCATTCTTAGTGAGGAAGATGCGCTGTAGATTTATTAGTGAAGTGAAGGGGATGATGAGGGTCAGTGAGAGGATGAGAGACATCCCCAGGCAAGGCAGCTGGTTCAAAATACTTCGAGATGTTTCCATATAAGGTTTTTCCTGAAAAAGGTCCTGAGGCTTGTGAACTTGGCAAGGACCAGCAGTGAGAGAGCTGGGAGTGAGGGGACGACCCAGGCTTTGGTCTACAGGCCATCTTTAGGGAGCAGCTGCTGCCCTCTGAGACCCCAGCACCCCAGCTATCCCTGCTCTAGCCACCCGAGAGAGGCTGGGGTGTAGACTGCTTGCCTGTGAGTGAATCTTGACCTCTGAAGCAGGACTTGAACTGAACGACTTCGCAGTCTTCACCACCTTTGGCCTGGCCTCGGCTCTGCTCCTTGGTGTGGATGGGCCTCTGAATGGGTTCCTGGCTGTCATCTATGTGTTAACCACTTCCTTCCGCCTGTGTTTTTACTCAACTGGTGAGTGGAACCCAGTCTATCTCAGGACTGTGATAGGGATCAAGGGGCAGGAGAAACTGATGGGAGCCAGAAGTCAGGGACCGCTCATGGactccccctcctcctcattAGTCCCATGCCTGCTGGAGGTTGAGGGCTGTATTGGCAGAGCCCTGGTCTGGGAGAAACAAGTCCTTGCTTCTTCAGGAGTTATGTCTCTTTTCTGTACTATATCTATACAGTAGACACACTCCAGAAATGGAGTTCTAGAGAACTCCAGTTCCCCCAAGCAAAAGAAGCTGTGGTAGTGAGGACAGCTCGAAAGACCACACAGAAAGGGGGTGCAAACCCAGCATTGAGCTTAGCCTGGCCTTCCAAGGACCTGTTAAGGTATGAGCACACCGAGTCTATGCTGATTGACTGCTGTCCCTCCAAAACCAGCCCAAACCTGTGCAGCATCAGCTTGTAATAACCAAATGACCTACATactcctccccacccctgggCTAAGGGTATCTGGTAGCTCAGGGAGAGGAGACCCAAATTGATAGATGCCCTTGGAGCCAGGAAACAGCTCATTCTATGATCTCTCCCTAGAAGGAGGTCCCTCTGCATACAAAGGTCTACCTTGTCCCTATGCTTCCTGTGTTTTGGCCTCCACCTGCCTACTGACCAAGGGCAACACATTTATTCTCTGCTGCATGGCTTCACTCATGATTCTGTTCATGATCGACCAGAGTTGCTACCCACATGATGAAATCCTGGAGTCAGAGAACTGGAAAAAAGTGGTTTATACAGGAGGTGAGTTCAAATCACTGCCACTAGGTGTTTACGGTCACACTGTCCCAGCGGCAGTGTCCAGGCTCTTCGTCCTCACGTGTCCTTCACCATCAACTTTGTTGTTAACCAACATAgaacacactttattttttttttaaagatttatttatttatttattttgtatacagtgttctatctgcatgtatgcctgcaggccagatttCACTACagatatggttgctgggaattgaactcagaacctctggaagaacaatcagtgctcttaacctctgagccatctctccagccctagaacaCACTTTAAATGCCTGAAAATACTAAATGTGCTCACACCCACAGAAGTTTTCTTCGTGCTCTGATTTCCAGTGCCCAATACATATCTACTTCATGTTAATGAGATCAGTAGAATTTAGGGGTGCATGCTTATGTGCCAGGTACAAGGGTCACTCTGGCAAACTAGACATAGTCCCTGCCTGAGACAGCCAAGAAAGttactgaaaagcaaaacaaactagTGAATAAAAATGGTGAAGACAATTGGGAACAAACAAAGCTGGGAgttcttgggaagctgaggctggaggatcattGCAAGTTCAAGATATAGTGAGTCCCTGAGCTATAGAGTGAAATTCTGTCTGAAACAATAAAGTAACTACAAGCAGTTTTGATGCTCTGGGAAAGCTCAGGGTGACTCGCTGGTCACCCTCTGAGGTGGCGTGAGAGGGGATATGCTCTTCAGGGAGGATGTTTAAGAAGATTGGAGAGATGAGCTCACGGAAGAGCAGGAAGCGTGGTTCAGGCAGAAGCTGCCGTCTTGTGATGATGGGAGGCCGAGAAGGTGCTGGAAGGGAGCAGTGTGGTTGAACTTGTGTGGAAAGCCAGTGACAAAAACTTAGGCCAGTGAAGAGGGCAGACTGGGCAGGATTAGGGATTTGATCCTTAAGGCAACTAAGGTGCCTTGGGTGGGATCCAGGCAGCAAGTGATATATGATGAGGGCAGCTGCTTCCAGGCATCACTGGACTAACAGAGAACAGACAAGGGAGCACCAGGGGGAGGTGTTCAGAAGTGGTGGTGTGAAGGCTGGAGTGAGGCGACTGGACTTGAGATAAGTATTGGAATGAGAGCTGACATTGAAGGAGGAAGTTCATGTAGGATGCTCACAGTTTGTCCCAAGTTAGGGCCTCCTTTAAGGTGTGCAAGCCAACAAGAAAAGCATCCCTGGGGGCTTGAGTTTCTCCCATTATCCCTTTGCTGTCAATCCACACTGGATTGTAGAGCATGTTTCCTTCAGGTTCATATCTTATGTGGCATTAGTACAGTCTTCTTGACCAAGTTctaggtgctgactctcctgtgccctaggtggcagaggcagaatgaTGAGGAGAATCTGGGTTTGTAGCTAAACGTGCCTCAGTTGAAGCTCCGACTTCCGCATATGGTGTATAAACTTGGACTAGCCCCTCACCATCTTGAACTCAGTTCCAAGTTC
Protein-coding regions in this window:
- the Tmem269 gene encoding transmembrane protein 269, translating into MLGTGDPSLHSSCVPSRKKGRQGQQILSHEQTIPQVAELSWKDVINALSLANMVLGLFSIFCSFSRKSLCASWMLLISFLLDMAVGTMIRHLNICHKLGLELNDFAVFTTFGLASALLLGVDGPLNGFLAVIYVLTTSFRLCFYSTEGGPSAYKGLPCPYASCVLASTCLLTKGNTFILCCMASLMILFMIDQSCYPHDEILESENWKKVVYTGGVVMLFFSPVSLTAFYCLIWSLSYIFFPDALWGRGVCIKL